The Mesorhizobium sp. B2-8-5 genome segment CCGGCCGCTCCAATCTGCCTACGCAATTTCAGATCACCTTGCCCATTCGAATCCGCTGGTCGAGCGCTTCGAACGCTGGGCGCGTGGACGGCTTGCCGACGGTTTCAACCTCGATGAGGCGGCCGCGGCGCTCGGCGCCAGCAAGCGCACACTGTCACGGCGCGTCAACGATGTGCTGGGCAAGACGCCGCTGTCCTTCTTCCAGGATCTGCGCGTCGAACAGGCGGTGCATCTCTTGAAAACCACATCGGACAGCGTCGAGGAGATCGCGGCCAAGGTCGGCTACGGCGATGGGGTGACGCTGCGCAACTTGTTGCGGCGACGGCTGCGCAAGGGGGTGCGCGAGATCCGCGCCGCCAGCTGATCCACAGCCGCCGTCATTCTGTCCCTCCCCCACCGGCCGCGAATCCGCCTATAATGACCGCATGCCGATCCGCCAGCTTTCCGAAACGATGATCAACCAGATCGCCGCCGGCGAGGTCATCGAGCGTCCGGCGAGCGTGGTGAAGGAGCTGGTCGAGAATGCCCTCGATGCTGGCGCGTCGCGCGTCGAGATCGTCACGGCGGGCGGCGGTCTGAACCTCATCCGCGTCACCGATGACGGCTCGGGCATTCCCGAAAAGGAGCTGGCGCTGGCGATCGCGCGGCACTGCACCTCGAAGCTCTCCGACGACATCCACGACATCCGCTCGCTCGGCTTCCGCGGCGAGGCGCTGCCCTCGATCGGTTCCGTCGCGCGGCTGTCGATCCGCTCGCGCACGGCAAGCGGCGACAGCGCGGCCGAGATCGGCATCGACGGCGGCCGCGTCTTACCGGTGAAGCCGGCGGCGGCCAATCGCGGCACCACGGTCGAGGTGCGCGACCTCTTCTTCGCCACGCCGGCCAGGCTCAAATTCATGAAGGGCGAGCGCGCCGAAAGCTCGGCCACCGGCGACGTGGTGAAGCGCATCGCGATCGCTTTCCCGGCCGTGCGCTTCACGCTTGCCGGTCCCGACCGCTCGACGCTGGAACTGCCGGCTACGGACGACACGCCGGAAGGTCGCCTTGTCCGCGTCGCGCAGGTGATGGGCAAGGATTTTCCCGACAATGCCATTGCCATCGATGCCGCGCGGGGGGGTGTCCACCTGGCCGGCCACGTCTCGATCCCGTCCTACACGCGGGCGAACGCGTTGCAGCAATATGCCTATGTCAACGGGCGGCCGGTGCGCGACAAGCTGATCGCCGGCGCAATCCGCGGCGCCTTCGCCGACGTTCTGCCGCGCGACCGGCATGCGGTGACCGTGCTGTTCCTGTCGCTTGATCCATCGACCGTCGACGTCAACGTGCATCCGGCCAAGGCCGATGTGCGGTTCCGCGATCCCGGCCTGGTGCGCGGGCTGATCGTCGGCGCCATCCGCGAGGCGCTGGCCGGCGCTGGCATCCGCGCGGCGACCACGGGGGCCGCCGGCATGATGGCGGCATTCCGGCCGGGGGCGGCGCCCTACTCGCATGCCGGCCCGGCCAACGGCCATCGCAGCTACGAGGCCGCTTATCACGCTTCCGGCTCCGGAGGCTTCGATCCGTTGCGCTCGGCGCAGCGGCCCCTCGACATGGGCTATGGTGAACCAAGGCCGCGGTCCAATGG includes the following:
- the mutL gene encoding DNA mismatch repair endonuclease MutL, which codes for MPIRQLSETMINQIAAGEVIERPASVVKELVENALDAGASRVEIVTAGGGLNLIRVTDDGSGIPEKELALAIARHCTSKLSDDIHDIRSLGFRGEALPSIGSVARLSIRSRTASGDSAAEIGIDGGRVLPVKPAAANRGTTVEVRDLFFATPARLKFMKGERAESSATGDVVKRIAIAFPAVRFTLAGPDRSTLELPATDDTPEGRLVRVAQVMGKDFPDNAIAIDAARGGVHLAGHVSIPSYTRANALQQYAYVNGRPVRDKLIAGAIRGAFADVLPRDRHAVTVLFLSLDPSTVDVNVHPAKADVRFRDPGLVRGLIVGAIREALAGAGIRAATTGAAGMMAAFRPGAAPYSHAGPANGHRSYEAAYHASGSGGFDPLRSAQRPLDMGYGEPRPRSNGFAENEQAAFDTGPLASADARAGVAEPTEALLGMVLGAARAQVHENYIVAQTRDSLVIVDQHAAHERLVYEALKNALHARAVPSQMLLLPEIVDLPEEDAERLAMHSDTLAKFGLGLERFGPGAVAVRETPSMLGETNVQQLVRDLADEIADNDTVETLKERLDRIAATMACHGSVRSGRLLKAEEMNALLRQMEATPGSGTCNHGRPTYIELKLADIERLFGRR